In one Nomascus leucogenys isolate Asia chromosome 13, Asia_NLE_v1, whole genome shotgun sequence genomic region, the following are encoded:
- the FASTKD5 gene encoding FAST kinase domain-containing protein 5, mitochondrial, giving the protein MAATLKSLKLLRYRAFCSPSAFGAVRSVSYWNVSSTQHGGQDPPEHISLCHSAKKVKNICSTFSSRRILTTSSARPGLEFSKTSSSKARTLQLGSPRATGVGEEDVEVFDSFETIRVFLQLRPEYRVHSYNASETSQLLSVSEGELILHKVRVYQHNLQAQVIVDYLCKLSSLPAEQHPVLLHSTSFALLCQLSVKKIQLFDSQDLINVLKAFVILGIPHSHSMLDVYETKCCHQVWEMSMDQLLLVADLWRHLGRRVPRFLNIFSSYLNLHWKDLSLSQLVHLIYVIGENRQVSQDLMQKLESLILKYIDLINLEEVGTICLGFFKSSTNLSEFVMRKIGDLACANMQHLSSHSLVNIVKMFRFTHVDHINFMKQIGEIAPQRIPSLGVQGVMHLTLYCSALRFLDEGIMNAVAASLPPRVAHCRSKDVAKILWSFGTLNYKPPNAEEFYSSLINEIHRKMPEFSQYPEHLPTCLLGLAFLEYFPVELIDFALSPGFVRLAQERTKFDLIKELYTLDGTVGTECPDYRGNRLSTHLQQEGSELLWYLAEKDMNSKPEFLETVFLLETMLGGPQYVKHHMILPHTRSSDLEVQLDVNLKPLPFNREATPAENVAKLRLECVGVSLTDNLMNQLLKGKARGHFQGKTESEPGQQPMELENKAAVPLGGSLCNVADKSGAMEMAGLCPPACMQTPRMKLAIQFTNRNQYCYGSRDLLGLHNMKRRQLARLGYRVVELSYWEWFPLLKRTRLEKLAFLHEKVFTSAL; this is encoded by the coding sequence CTACTCTCAAGTCGTTAAAACTTTTAAGATACCGAGCATTTTGCAGTCCTTCTGCCTTTGGTGCAGTCCGAAGTGTGTCATACTGGAATGTGAGCAGCACACAGCATGGGGGACAGGACCCTCCAGAACACATTAGCCTCTGCCATTCTGCCAAAAAAGTTAAGAACATATGTAGCACTTTCTCTTCTCGGAGAATCCTGACAACCAGCAGTGCCCGCCCAGGTTTGGAATTCAGCAAGACTTCTTCCTCTAAGGCCAGAACATTGCAGCTGGGCTCACCCAGGGCCACAGGAGTTGGTGAAGAGGATGTAGAAGTTTTTGATTCCTTTGAAACCATCCGAGTTTTCCTACAGCTAAGACCAGAATACCGTGTTCACAGCTATAATGCATCCGAGACTTCTCAGCTCCTGTCTGTTTCAGAAGGTGAACTAATTTTGCACAAAGTAAGAGTTTATCAACATAATCTCCAGGCTCAAGTCATTGTTGATTATTTGTGTAAGCTGAGCTCTTTGCCTGCAGAGCAGCATCCTGTCTTGCTGCACAGTACCAGCTTTGCTCTGCTCTGCCAGCTGAGTGTGAAGAAGATACAGCTCTTTGATAGCCAAGACCTGATCAATGTTTTGAAAGCTTTTGTCATTTTAGGAATCCCTCACTCCCATTCAATGCTAGATGTGTATGAGACCAAGTGTTGCCATCAGGTATGGGAGATGAGTATGGATCAGCTCCTTTTGGTGGCTGATCTCTGGAGGCACTTAGGTCGCAGAGTACCtaggtttttaaacattttttctagtTATCTTAATTTGCACTGGAAAGATCTATCCTTGTCTCAGCTAGTTCACCTAATTTATGTTATAGGTGAAAATCGTCAGGTATCCCAGGATCTAATGCAAAAATTGGAATCATTGATCCTTAAATATATAGATTTGATCAATTTAGAGGAGGTTGGTACCATCTGTTTGGGGTTCTTTAAATCAAGTACTAATCTCTCTGAATTTGTCATGCGGAAAATTGGAGACTTGGCTTGTGCTAACATGCAGCATCTGAGTAGTCACTCCTTagtgaatattgttaaaatgttccgTTTCACTCACGTGGATCACATCAATTTCATGAAGCAGATTGGAGAGATTGCTCCTCAGCGAATTCCTTCCCTGGGAGTTCAAGGTGTCATGCACCTGACTCTTTACTGCTCGGCCTTACGCTTCCTGGATGAAGGAATAATGAATGCAGTGGCTGCGTCTTTGCCTCCTAGAGTGGCACACTGTCGAAGTAAAGATGTTGCCAAGATTCTGTGGTCATTTGGAACTCTGAATTATAAGCCACCCAATGCAGAAGAATTTTACTCCAGCCTGATAAATGAGATTCACAGAAAGATGCCTGAATTCAGCCAGTACCCAGAacacctgcccacctgcctgctGGGCCTGGCATTTTTGGAGTACTTTCCAGTAGAGTTAATTGATTTTGCTCTCAGTCCAGGGTTTGTCAGGTTAGCTCAGGAAAGAACTAAGTTTGATCTAATTAAGGAACTATATACCCTCGATGGTACAGTTGGCACTGAGTGTCCAGATTACAGAGGCAATCGTCTTAGTACTCACCTTCAGCAAGAGGGGTCTGAATTGCTGTGGTATTTAGCAGAGAAGGATATGAATTCAAAGCCTGAATTCTTAGAAACTGTCTTTTTACTGGAGACCATGTTGGGGGGGCCCCAGTACGTCAAGCACCATATGATTTTGCCTCATACCCGATCTTCTGACTTAGAGGTCCAGCTTGATGTTAACCTGAAGCCATTACCATTTAATAGAGAAGCCACACCAGCTGAAAATGTAGCCAAATTAAGGCTTGAGTGTGTGGGAGTCAGCCTTACAGATAATTTGATGAATCAGTTACTAAAAGGGAAAGCAAGAGGACATTTCCAGGGCAAAACTGAgtcagagcctgggcaacagcccaTGGAGTTAGAGAATAAGGCAGCTGTACCTTTGGGGGGCTCCCTTTGCAATGTAGCAGATAAATCGGGGGCCATGGAGATGGCTGGCCTGTGCCCCCCAGCCTGCATGCAGACCCCAAGAATGAAGCTGGCTATTCAGTTCACAAACAGGAACCAGTATTGCTATGGCTCCAGGGATCTCCTTGGACTGCACAATATGAAGAGGCGGCAGCTGGCTCGGCTTGGCTACCGTGTGGTAGAGTTATCCTACTGGGAATGGTTCCCACTACTGAAACGAACTCGCTTAGAAAAGTTGGCGTTTCTTCATGAGAAAGTATTCACCTCTGCTCTCTGA